GTAACCGGACCGTGATTAACGATTTTCACATCCATAAAAGCACCGAATATACCAGTCTCAACTATAAAACCAGCCTCTGCAAGTTTGGCATTAAATAAATCATAAAGCGCTTCTGCTTTCTCCCCAGGAGCTGACTTTGTAAAGCTAGGACGTTTCCCTTTACTAACATCGGCATATAAAGTGAACTGAGAGACGCTTAAGATAGCTCCACCCCGTTCAGCTAAAGAAATATTCATTTTCTCTGAGTCATCTTCAAAAATTCGTAATCCTGTTACTTTTTTGCCATGTAGTCAACTGTTTCAGCTGTATCGCTGTGTGTAAACCCGACGAGCAAACAAAGCCCACCAGCAATCTCACTAATTACTTCCTCCTCTACACTAACCGAAGCCTCATAGCACCTTTGAAGTAGCACGCGCATCACTTTCACTCCTTTAATTCATTAATCTTCTCACCGTATATACATCAGGTATTTGTTTAATTTTATCTACTACTCGTTGCAAATGATTGATATTATGAATTTGAAGCGTGACAACTAATGTTGCCATTTTGTTATTATCTACTTTGGCATTGACACCATTGATATTAGAAGTCAAACTGTTGATGATTTGCAGGATATCATTTAATAGTCCATTGCGATTATAGCCGTAAATTTCAATATCGACATTGTAATCATTTTTCGCTTGTGAATCTGCATCTTCCCAGTCTACTTCAATCAAGCGCTCTGCTTCGATTGCTAGGACGTTTGGGCAATCTTGACGATGAATGGAAATTCCGCGCCCTTTAGTAATATAACCAACGATTTCGTCTCCTGGCACTGGGTTACAACATCTAGAAAGACGGATGAGTAGATTACCTACACCTTGAACAACAACTCCAGCATTATGCTTGATTTTCAATTTTTCATTGTTAGCATCTGAATTAGAAGGCTTGTTTTCTGCTTGTGTTAATAATTTTTCTGTTTCAGCTTCTTGTTCACGTTCTTTTCGCAATTTTTCCGTTAATCGATTAGCTACTTGTAATGCCGTAATACCATTATAACCAACTGCAGCAAAAAGATCATCTTCATGCGAAAAATTCAACTTATCAGCTAATTTGCGAAGATTTTCAGGTAGCATAATTTTTTTTGTTTCAAATCCAAGTTGTCTAATTTCTTTTTCTACTAAGTCTCGGCCTTTTTCGACATTTTCTTCTTTCGCTTGTCGTTTAAAGAATTGTTTAATTTTATTTCTAGCTTGAGAAGTCTGTACTAGTTTCAACCAATCACGACTTGGTCCATAAGAGTGTTTGGAGGTCAATATATCAATAATATCGCCTGTTTTAAGTTTATAATCTAATGTAACGATTTTGCCATTGATTTTAGCACCAATCGTTTTATTACCGATTTCTGTATGCACGCGGTAAGCAAAGTCAAGTGGCACGGATCCGTTCGGGAGCTCGTACACATCTCCTTTTGGTGTGAATACATAAACCACATCCGAAAATAAATCGAGTTTCAAGCTTTCCATAAATTCTTCGGCATTATCCGATTCATTTTGATATTCTAAAATTTCTCGGAACCAAGTTAGTTTATTATCAAAAGAAGTTTTTGAATTAACTACTTTTCCTTCTTTATAAGCCCAATGTGCTGCAACCCCATATTCAGCGATTTGATGCATTTCATGTGTTCGAATTTGTACTTCGAGTGGTTCGCCTTGAGGACCAATTACAGTCGTATGAATTGATTGATACATATTTGATTTAGGCATGGCAACATAATCTTTAAAGCGACCTGGCATTGGTTTCCAACGTGTATGAATGATTCCAAGCACCGCATAACAGTCCTTAATGCTGCTAACAACAATTCGAACAGCTAATAAATCATATATTTCATTAAATTGTTTATTTTGTTCCGTCATTTTTCGGTAAATGGAATAAATATGTTTTGGTCGTCCAGAAATGTCTGCTTGAATATTAAGTTCATCGAGATTTTCATTAACACCATCAATTACATCATTCAAATAACGCTCTCTTGCATCTCGCTTTTGTTTCATCAAGTGAACGATACGATAATATTGCTGTGGATTTAAATAACGCAGCGCTGTATCTTCTAGTTCCCATTTTACGCGAGAAATCCCTAAGCGATGTGCAAGTGGTGCAAAAATTTCTAAAGTTTCATTCGCAATTCTACGCTGCTTTTCGACTGGTAAATGCTTTAATGTGCGCATATTGTGTAGACGATCAGCTAGTTTAATGAGAATAACACGAATGTCTTGTGCCATTGCAATAAACATTTTCCGGTGATTCTCAGCCTGTTGCTCTTCATGCGATTTATATTTTATTTTACCAAGTTTAGTAACCCCATCTACAAGCATGGCTACTTCGCTACCGAATGCTTCTTCCAAATCGGCAAGTGTGACTGGAGTATCTTCAACCACATCATGCAAAAACCCAGATGCTACTGTGGAGGGGTCCATTTTTAATTCTACTAAAATGCCGGCAACTTGAATTGGATGAATAATATACGGCTCACCTGATTTACGAAATTGTTCTTTATGAGAATCGCGCGCAAATTCATACGCTTTTTTTACAAGCGCAAGATGTTCCTGATTCATATAATGAGAAGCCATATCAATGACTTGCTCAGCTGTCAGATTTTGTTCTTTCGCCATTTACATTCACCCTCTTATCTACTTGTCATCTACACAACTTAAAAACACCCATAACTGAGTGTTCCAAAAAAGATTCTTGTCTAATATTATAGCATGATGACACTTTGTTTATAAAGCACTTTTCCTCGTTTTTTCACAATTTCTAGCCGATTTACTATTTTTCTAAAAAAACTACCCCTAAAATATCAGGAGTAGTTCCAATTTTATAATTTCATGAGAATTAAGCGATCATAGCCGTTTAATTTTTTATGACCTTCTAGCTCTTTTAGTTCAATTAAAAATGCACAACCCGCAACAATGCCGCCTAGTTCTTCTACTAATTTGATTGTTGCTTCAATGGTTCCACCGGTTGCAAGCAAATCATCCGTAATTAATACCCGTTGACCTGGTTTAATCGCGTCACTGTGCATGGATAATTTATTGGTACCATATTCTAAATCATATTCCATTTCGATGGTTTCGCGAGGTAATTTACCAGGTTTACGAACTGGGGCAAAGCCGATACCGAGTGCATAGGCAACTGGGCAACCAATAATAAATCCACGCGCTTCTGGTCCAACAATAATATCGATTTTTAATTCTTTTGCATATTCAACGATTTTATCCGTAGCAAATCGGTAAGCCTCTCCATCATTCATTAAAGGGGTAATATCTTTAAAGACAATCCCTTTTTTAGGCCAATCATTAACAATCGCTACGTAATTTTCTAAATCTTTAATTTCCATTTTCAAGTTCCTCCGCATTCGGGTAAATTGATGTTTCCATCATTGACTTCATCCAACTATGAAGTTCGCTGTAGTTGGAGTATAACAATTTTTTTCGAGTAGTAATTTCTTCTAGCTTCTGTTGATAAACTAGTGACTCATCCAGATTACGTTTTCCAACTACTTGATTAACAATAATCTGACCACCTTCCATTTTAGCAAATTCTAAATCAAAAAACACGTTTGACATAAAATCAATTTGTTCTTTGTTCCAACCAAACTTTTGCATTAAGCGTGGTGTATATTTTTCAATTGGAAAGGGTTGGAATTTTTTTATTAAGCTGTATAGCTCAGCAAATGCCTTACGATCTGGTATTGCTGGAATTTGATTTCCTTCTGCTGCATCAAAATGAACAAAGATACGCGCTGGTTTTACTTTGCGGACAATTTCTTCAATTAGCTTTACATTCGGCGGAATATCCGCAAATACGAGCTCCTCTGTTTGGATGTCTACTTTAAAATCTGCTTTCTCATCTACTAAAAAATGGTTTTGTTCTCCGAGTGTTTTAGCTGTTCGCTCTTCAAAACAAATATATATGCGTGAATCCGCTTTTTCTTGAAGAATCCGCGACCACTCCGTTTTACTTCGCACATCGAAAAGTTGCCAGTGCGCAATACGAATATCCATCATTCTAAGTTGTGGCTTTTTAATATGGTTCCATTCATTGATAGATAATTCACCAACAACATCTACATCTGCGGAAGGAGAAATTTTTTCGACTAGATCACCTACCCCAAAGCCAATGGCATCAAGTGGTGTATCCGTCCCATCTGTCCCAAGCATTGTTTTTAGATGTGTTTTGTCGGCGCCAATTCTTTTCGTCCCTTTTAACTTCATTCCTTCTAAAAGGAAAATCGGCTTTGGATTATCCATTCCGAACGGTGCTAGTTTTTCTAGTTGAGCGATAAAAGCTACCGAGACATCCGCTAGATTAATACGTTCCTCTATTTGCAATGCTGGACGAAAATCTTCTTCTGTAAGTAAGCTCGCTTCTTCTTGTAACTTAGCTTCTAATTCTGCTAAATTTTCTGCTGGTAAAGTAAGACCAGCAGCCATGGGATGACCACCAAATGCAGTCATTAATTTCCGATGTTTATCAAGCGCTTGATACAAATGGAAAGACTCGATGCTACGACCAGAACCTTTGGCAATTCCTGTCACTGCATCTATACCTAACACAATAGCAGGCCTAGAATACACACTAACTAGTTTTGAAGCCACAATCCCAAGAATTCCTGTATTCCAACCCTCTCCACTAACAACTAACACTTTCCCCATACTGTTCTTTGCTTCAATTGCTTCCATCGCAAGTTTAGTCGTATCCACAACCATTTGTTTGCGTTCTTTATTAGCATCATCAATTTCTTCTGCTAAAAAAAGCGCTTCTTCTGGATCTTCTGTTAAAAGCAAATCGGCTGCTGGATCTGCAGGACCAAGTCGTCCAACTGCATTAAGTCTTGGCGCAAGGCCAAATCCAATCGTTTCTTCCGTAGCATCTTCCAATTTCAAACTAGCTTTTTTTGCTAAAACAGCTAAACCAATATTTGCCCCTTCACGTAGTTGACGTAAACCTAATTGGACCAGCATACGATTTTCGTCAGTTAGTGACACTAAATCAGCAACCGTTCCCACTGCAACCAAATCTAGTAATTCTGTTGGTTCCTCGCCAAGTAGTGCATGAGATAATTTATAAGCAACTCCAACCCCAGCGAGTTCATCAAATGGATAAGCAGATTTCGGATGCTTTGGGTGGATAACTGCGACTGCTTCTGGCATGACTTCACGCGGTTCATGATGGTCCGTTACAATAACATCTAAACCAATTTCTTTGGCATGAGTCATAACTTCTAGTGCAGCAATACCATTATCAACGGTAATAATTAAATCAACACCTTGATTCTTCGCTAAATCAAAAGCGGCAATATTAGGTCCATAACCTTCTGTAAAGCGATTGGGGATATAAAATTCTGCATTAGCTCCCAAATGCTGTAATGTCTTCATTAACACAGCAATACTCGTAACCCCATCTGCATCATAATCTCCGTACACTAGGATTTGTTCATTTAATTCGATTGCTTGTTTAATCCGCGCAACCGCAAGATCCATTTCTGCAAATAGAAATGGGTCATAAGTTTGATATTTTTCTGGGTGGAAAAATTTATCGAATTGTCCTTGCGTTGTAATCTTTCTTTTCCAAAGTAGCTTTGCAAGTGGAAGCGAGATTTTCAGTTGTTCCGCTAATTGAATTGTTTTCTCTTCTTCGGCTTCCTTGATATTCCATAAGTATTTTGAATCAATCACATTACCCCACCTCTCAACCTTCCTATTATATCTAAAATCACCTGAAAAACCAAGAGGAATCTACAAAACAAAAAACGCCAACGAAGATGTTGGCATTTTTTCGTTATTTAGTTACGCTATCCGTATTTTCTGATTTGCGCGTTTCTACTTTCGATGAATGAGTTTTCATTGCTTTCGCTGCAGCTAATTGACGTTCTAATTCTGATTTTTCGGCAGTAAGTTGTTTTAGCTTCTTCTTCATGTTACGAGACTTCGAAATATTGAGGAAGAAGATAATCAAGCAACCGCAAAGTACAGATCCTAAAATAATTAAGATTAATGGCCAATCAGCTTGTAAAAATAAGAAATTCACTTCCACTGGATCTACATTGACTACAGCAAATATCGCAATAATAAGTGCTAGAATAATTCCAACGATTACTTGCCATTGTATTTTATTTTCTTTCATTTTTTCTCCTCCTTGTGCAACAATTATGTTAGTATTTACCCGTTTCAGAACTATTAAAAACAGCCGAATTTCTTTTGTTGAAATTCGGCCGACCTTTTTAAATTACAGGTTGTCCATTATTACGTTGTTTTTTCTTCTTAACAGTACTAATTGGACCTTTTTTGCGTAATTGTCTTGCTTTAAATACATACCATAGTTGCATCGCCATAAAGATAGAGGAGAATACACTAGATACAAGTCCCACAAGTAAAGCAATGGAGAAGTTTAGAATGGATTCACTACCAAACAACACAAGTGCTAAAACGGTGAAAATAACCGTTAAAATGGTGTTTATCGAACGAGTGAAAGTTTGTCGCAAAGCTTTATTCACAGCATCAGCAATTTCTTCTTTCGTTTTGAAGCGTTGCATTTTCATGCTAATATCTCGTATTCGGTCGGCGGTGACTATCGTATCATTTATGGAATAACCAATAACCGTCAGAACAGCAGCAATAAAGGTTAAATCTACTTCAAGCCTTGTAATACTAAAGAAGATAAAGATAATAAATGCATCAAATAATAAGGATAAAATTGCTGCGATTCCCATATAAAATTCAAATCGTATAGCAATATATAATACTATCAAAATAGATGCAATTCCCAGCGCCCAAAAACCATTTTTCGCAAGTTCTTTTCCGACAGTTGGAGATACCGTACTTATGCTAGGCTCGTGTTTGTACTTATCGTCAAAATAATTTTTGAATTTAGCCACATCATCTTGAGATAGCGTTCCTTTGTAAGAAACAACGGCAGTTTTAGAGCCTGACCCTTGGAAAACAATATCATCTGATGGCATACCAATAGAGTCTAAATCTTTCTTAATTTGAGTCTCCGTCAAGGTGTGATCCGCAGTAATTTCCGCTCGAGTCCCGCTGGCAAAGTCAATACCAAGGTTCAGTCGGAATATAGATAGAATAACGATTCCGATAATAACAATGCCCGTAAAGATCGATAAGAACAAACGGTGATGTTTAACAAAATCAAAACGGTCAAAGTGTGTTTTCAAGTTAAAGCTATTAATACCTTCATGTAAATTATGAATATCTTTGCGTCTAACTGCAAAAAATCCAGGTTTATTGTTAAGCCAATTACTTTTCACTAGTAAGCCTAGTAAGAACCTCGATCCCCATACAGCAGTCAAGAAGCTCACTAAAATACTAATAATTAGTACTGTCGCAAAACCTTTAATGGAACTTGTACCGAAATAAAAGAGTACTCCAGCAACAATCAATGTTGTTAAGTTACCGTCCAAAATCGCGCGGAAGGCTTCTTTTCCACCCACTTCAAAGGCCGCTTTCGTTGACCTTCCGACTTTGATTTCCTCTTTAATCCGCTCGTAGGTAATCACGTTCGCGTCAACAGCCATACCTACCCCCAGAATCAAACCTGCAATTCCCGGTAGAGTTAGTGTCGCGTGTAGCAAACTCAATATTAGTAGAACTAGATAAGTGTAAGCAA
The nucleotide sequence above comes from Listeria ivanovii subsp. londoniensis. Encoded proteins:
- the secDF gene encoding protein translocase subunit SecDF; the protein is MVKKSKIVIFFLVVAIIFGAVFGTAKMVMQNINLGLDLQGGFEVLYEVSPADGEGTVSKQTMTDTVTALDKRINSLGVAEPSIQIEGKNRIRVQLAGVTDQEEARKMLSTTAQLSFRDANDKMMMNGSDLVAGGAKQAFDSSNNPIVTLKLKSADKFADVTKTILAEAPDNQLVIWLDWKEGQKYKTEREKKNPAYLSAPNVSSVLDTDKVEISGNFTTEEAKDLADLLNAGALPVQMKEVYSTSVGAQFGQDALQETILAGIIGVIAIFIFMMAVYRLPGVIASITLVAYTYLVLLILSLLHATLTLPGIAGLILGVGMAVDANVITYERIKEEIKVGRSTKAAFEVGGKEAFRAILDGNLTTLIVAGVLFYFGTSSIKGFATVLIISILVSFLTAVWGSRFLLGLLVKSNWLNNKPGFFAVRRKDIHNLHEGINSFNLKTHFDRFDFVKHHRLFLSIFTGIVIIGIVILSIFRLNLGIDFASGTRAEITADHTLTETQIKKDLDSIGMPSDDIVFQGSGSKTAVVSYKGTLSQDDVAKFKNYFDDKYKHEPSISTVSPTVGKELAKNGFWALGIASILIVLYIAIRFEFYMGIAAILSLLFDAFIIFIFFSITRLEVDLTFIAAVLTVIGYSINDTIVTADRIRDISMKMQRFKTKEEIADAVNKALRQTFTRSINTILTVIFTVLALVLFGSESILNFSIALLVGLVSSVFSSIFMAMQLWYVFKARQLRKKGPISTVKKKKQRNNGQPVI
- a CDS encoding RelA/SpoT family protein, which produces MAKEQNLTAEQVIDMASHYMNQEHLALVKKAYEFARDSHKEQFRKSGEPYIIHPIQVAGILVELKMDPSTVASGFLHDVVEDTPVTLADLEEAFGSEVAMLVDGVTKLGKIKYKSHEEQQAENHRKMFIAMAQDIRVILIKLADRLHNMRTLKHLPVEKQRRIANETLEIFAPLAHRLGISRVKWELEDTALRYLNPQQYYRIVHLMKQKRDARERYLNDVIDGVNENLDELNIQADISGRPKHIYSIYRKMTEQNKQFNEIYDLLAVRIVVSSIKDCYAVLGIIHTRWKPMPGRFKDYVAMPKSNMYQSIHTTVIGPQGEPLEVQIRTHEMHQIAEYGVAAHWAYKEGKVVNSKTSFDNKLTWFREILEYQNESDNAEEFMESLKLDLFSDVVYVFTPKGDVYELPNGSVPLDFAYRVHTEIGNKTIGAKINGKIVTLDYKLKTGDIIDILTSKHSYGPSRDWLKLVQTSQARNKIKQFFKRQAKEENVEKGRDLVEKEIRQLGFETKKIMLPENLRKLADKLNFSHEDDLFAAVGYNGITALQVANRLTEKLRKEREQEAETEKLLTQAENKPSNSDANNEKLKIKHNAGVVVQGVGNLLIRLSRCCNPVPGDEIVGYITKGRGISIHRQDCPNVLAIEAERLIEVDWEDADSQAKNDYNVDIEIYGYNRNGLLNDILQIINSLTSNINGVNAKVDNNKMATLVVTLQIHNINHLQRVVDKIKQIPDVYTVRRLMN
- the recJ gene encoding single-stranded-DNA-specific exonuclease RecJ, translated to MIDSKYLWNIKEAEEEKTIQLAEQLKISLPLAKLLWKRKITTQGQFDKFFHPEKYQTYDPFLFAEMDLAVARIKQAIELNEQILVYGDYDADGVTSIAVLMKTLQHLGANAEFYIPNRFTEGYGPNIAAFDLAKNQGVDLIITVDNGIAALEVMTHAKEIGLDVIVTDHHEPREVMPEAVAVIHPKHPKSAYPFDELAGVGVAYKLSHALLGEEPTELLDLVAVGTVADLVSLTDENRMLVQLGLRQLREGANIGLAVLAKKASLKLEDATEETIGFGLAPRLNAVGRLGPADPAADLLLTEDPEEALFLAEEIDDANKERKQMVVDTTKLAMEAIEAKNSMGKVLVVSGEGWNTGILGIVASKLVSVYSRPAIVLGIDAVTGIAKGSGRSIESFHLYQALDKHRKLMTAFGGHPMAAGLTLPAENLAELEAKLQEEASLLTEEDFRPALQIEERINLADVSVAFIAQLEKLAPFGMDNPKPIFLLEGMKLKGTKRIGADKTHLKTMLGTDGTDTPLDAIGFGVGDLVEKISPSADVDVVGELSINEWNHIKKPQLRMMDIRIAHWQLFDVRSKTEWSRILQEKADSRIYICFEERTAKTLGEQNHFLVDEKADFKVDIQTEELVFADIPPNVKLIEEIVRKVKPARIFVHFDAAEGNQIPAIPDRKAFAELYSLIKKFQPFPIEKYTPRLMQKFGWNKEQIDFMSNVFFDLEFAKMEGGQIIVNQVVGKRNLDESLVYQQKLEEITTRKKLLYSNYSELHSWMKSMMETSIYPNAEELENGN
- a CDS encoding lipopolysaccharide assembly LapA domain-containing protein — protein: MKENKIQWQVIVGIILALIIAIFAVVNVDPVEVNFLFLQADWPLILIILGSVLCGCLIIFFLNISKSRNMKKKLKQLTAEKSELERQLAAAKAMKTHSSKVETRKSENTDSVTK
- a CDS encoding adenine phosphoribosyltransferase, with amino-acid sequence MEIKDLENYVAIVNDWPKKGIVFKDITPLMNDGEAYRFATDKIVEYAKELKIDIIVGPEARGFIIGCPVAYALGIGFAPVRKPGKLPRETIEMEYDLEYGTNKLSMHSDAIKPGQRVLITDDLLATGGTIEATIKLVEELGGIVAGCAFLIELKELEGHKKLNGYDRLILMKL